The following coding sequences are from one Triticum aestivum cultivar Chinese Spring chromosome 5A, IWGSC CS RefSeq v2.1, whole genome shotgun sequence window:
- the LOC123106509 gene encoding glutaredoxin-C1-like, which translates to MEQVTKLAGQRAVVIFGTSSCCMCHTVTSLLRDLGANPTVVELDEDPWGKEMEKALARLIGRNPAVPAVFIGGRLVGCTDKVMSLHLSGKLVPLLRNAGAVWV; encoded by the coding sequence ATGGAGCAAGTGACGAAGCTAGCGGGGCAGCGGGCCGTGGTGATCTTCGGCACGAGCTCCTGCTGCATGTGCCACACGGTGACGAGCCTCCTCCGGGATCTCGGGGCAAACCCCACGGTGGTGGAACTGGACGAGGACCCTTGGGGGAAGGAGATGGAGAAGGCGCTGGCGCGGCTCATCGGACGGAACCCTGCCGTGCCGGCGGTGTTCATCGGCGGCAGGCTCGTCGGATGCACCGACAAGGTCATGTCCCTTCACCTCAGCGGCAAACTGGTCCCGCTGCTTCGTAATGCAGGTGCTGTCTGGGTGTAG